AGATAACACAAGAATACTTGACGTAATAAGGCCTGCCATCATCAATGTGTGCTTTCTTTTCCGTTTGATTATGACCATCTCCCCTTCTTCAACTTGAAGTGTTTCTTCCAAATTTATGATAACTGCTCCGTATGCTACATTGCAAATGGGTCTGCACTCAGCGTTATTAACATGTATAATAAAGGAATCATACGGTAAAGGGATGTCATGAATATGCTTCAGGCCTTAAATGTACGCTTGAACCGCATCATGCCACTGATTACTCCAATCAGTATTATTATTGGCGTTCTTTGCGGGAGTCTTCTTTCTTCTTATACCTTTTTGTCGCCATGGCTTTTTGCGTTCATGACGTTTGCCGGAAGCATCAGTCTCGGGATACGGGATTTTGTGAACGTGATGAAGAAGCCTTTTCCGCTATTTGTTTGTCTGTTTATTTTGCATCTGGCGATGCCTCTCATTGCTCTGGGCATGGGTCATCTCGTTTTCCCAACGGATGCCTACACGATAACTGGGCTTGTGCTGGCTGCCCTTATTCCGACAGGTGTGAGCAGCTTTATCTGGGTTAGCATCTATCGGGGCAATATCGCGCTGACGCTGTCGATTATCCTGATTGACACTATACTTGCTCCTTTCGTCGTACCTGGCGTGTTATCTTTGCTGATCGGCACTAGCGTATCGCTGGATATAGCAGCCATGATGAGCAGTCTGTTCTGGATGATCGTTGTTCCCTCTTTGCTTGGGATGCTTTTGAATGAATGGACCAAAGGGGCCATTGTCCCCGTCTGGGGGCCCAGACTGAATCCGTTCTCCAAATTGTTCATGGCAGCGGTTGTTGCGATTAATGGCTCTGTTGTTGCTCCTTATTTGTCTGACTTTAACTGGCAGCTTGCTGGTCTGGCAGCGATCATTATTTTTCTGGCCTCATTCGGCTATGCTCTGAGTTACTTCATTGCCCGATTACTCGGTTGGAATGAAGCCGATCAGGTCGCGCTTGTGTTCAACGGAGGCATGCGCAATATTAGTTCAGGAGCGGTGCTTGCCGTATCGTATTTCCCTCCACCAGTAGCCGTCCCGGTTGTGCTCGGCATGGTATTTCAACAGATGTTGGCCTCGCTTGCAGGATACCTGCTTGGCCGCCGCTCGCAGACGCTTCACAATGCTGATAAGACGTCTGCAGCCTAGTACAAAATAAGCAAAGCAAAAACGCCGACCATATGGTCGGCGTTTTTTTGGGGTATCACTATACACTATTTGCTAATTCTTCTTGAAAACTAATAATTCGAATCGTAGAACGTTGCTGAAACACCCAGAACAACGAGAAGTATCCATATTACAATTCCAATCGCTGCCCACAGCAATGCTGCTTTGGCATAATTGGCTTTGGAAGGGTTAGAATCTCCAAATGCCCATACAAACAACATAATAATGTTTACAAGCGGAATCGCCATAAGGAACAATGTGAGCATCCAACTACCGAAACTTACTGGCTGTGGTCCTGGCTTATGTACTCTTTGACTAGCAACTTCTGACATAATGTTTCTTCCTCCTTTCTTCTTCATTTCAATTGCTACCTGCTAAGACAATCTACTTCTACTTTATAAAAGAAAAGTTTGCCGTTAATAAAAATACCGGAAATCTCATGAATTTACAATGTAATATTTACCATATCAGTTTTAACATCAAATTTTTATTACATATCCTCCATCTCCAATACACAAAGGACCTGCAATGAGTGACACTTTGAAGTAAAGTGCCTATCCTACAGATCCCCGTACACTCTATTTCCATTTTCCTCACACTAATTCACAAGGTATCACAACGATTTCAGAAAGCCCACAATTCTGGAGGATCGTACCGAGACCATGTTAATAAAGAAGAAGATCAGCATCTATCGCTCATACGTTCCAGGCATTCTCCACTAAAATATTACCTTGTTACATCACGCACGGTGCTGTTCCTCGCCTGTAGGATGTCTCCAGCGGAAGCCATCGGTGTATCACCTGCTACGGTATGCGCCAGCATTCCGGCTGTTGCAGCAAAAGAGATGGTCTCCTCTGGCATCCAAGCCTCCAGTTCACCATACATAATACCGCTTGCAAACGCATCGCCCGCGCCGATCCGGTCATAAACGGAAAAGGTCAACGGCTCGGAATAGGCGAACGCCCCTTCCTTGAACAGATAACCCTGTAGGCAGTGTCGGTTATCGCTGTATATGGTACGATGCGTTCCGGCAAGGGTACGCACGCCATACCGTTCAGCAACCACGGGAATGAGCTCATTCAGCTGCTCTTCCCTCTGTACTTTATCCGTATTCAGCCCCAGAATATGAAGAGCATCCCGCTCATTCATCAGGACAATATCTGACAAATGCAACATTTCCTCATAGTGCGGCTTCGCAGTGACATAACCCTGATCCCCCCATAGAGCGGGACGATAATTACAATCAAAAACAACTGTGCCGCCTTGTTCTTTGACCGCCTGTGCCAATTTTTTCATCGCCAGTCTCACCGAATCATTCATCGCCAGCGTGATTCCGCAGAAATGAATAGCATCCATGCCCGATGCAATTGTCGCAAAGGGATACGTGCCTTCTGAGGCAATATTAAAGCTGCTCTCCATCCGGTTAGAGTAGGTCACCCGCCCAGGTCTGGCCCCATAACCATTCTCCAGAAAATACATCCCGATATACTGCCCTCCGCGAAGCACATACTCGGTGCTCAGGCCCAGTCCGCGCAAATAGGATTCGGCGGCATCACCCAGCGGATTGACTGGAAGCCTCGACACCAGCAGGCCTGAGTATCCGTAACGTGTCATCGCCGATACTACATTGACCCCACTGCCCGAAAAGGAGTATTTCAGCAGATTACTCTGAATCAACAGATCATGTCCCGGAACTTCAAGTCGCATCATGACTTCGCCAAAAGCCCCTACGCGTTTAACCATACTTCTTCGCCAGCATCTTCATTGATGCATATAACGACTGCACATCACGTACAAGGGTCAGACCCTCCTGATCAATAATGGAGGAATACACATGTGGAATAACCTGCGGAACCCCCGCCTCCAGTGCAATTTCGAGAATGGCTTCAAAATTATCCATATCTATGCCACCGGTAGGCTCTAGCGCAAAGTCTGCTTCAGCACACGCTTTCGCTACTGCTCGCAGCTCCTCTTCCCTTTTCAGACCCTGCATCGGGAAATACTTCAACGCATTGCCACCCATATCCCGCACCAATGCGATGGCAGCGTGCACAGGCACGACGGCAAGCTCGGATTGGGCAGCGCTCACTGGCCCCGTCGAAATATTGACAAAGCCCGGCTGACCTGTCGGGGAGACGAGACTGTTAATCCAGCTGTCCCGGTCTCCGAGATTTGCCCGTGTCGCACCGACTGCCGGAAATACCTGATTGATATGACTGCCCGGAAAATG
Above is a window of Paenibacillus sp. E222 DNA encoding:
- a CDS encoding bile acid:sodium symporter family protein, which encodes MLQALNVRLNRIMPLITPISIIIGVLCGSLLSSYTFLSPWLFAFMTFAGSISLGIRDFVNVMKKPFPLFVCLFILHLAMPLIALGMGHLVFPTDAYTITGLVLAALIPTGVSSFIWVSIYRGNIALTLSIILIDTILAPFVVPGVLSLLIGTSVSLDIAAMMSSLFWMIVVPSLLGMLLNEWTKGAIVPVWGPRLNPFSKLFMAAVVAINGSVVAPYLSDFNWQLAGLAAIIIFLASFGYALSYFIARLLGWNEADQVALVFNGGMRNISSGAVLAVSYFPPPVAVPVVLGMVFQQMLASLAGYLLGRRSQTLHNADKTSAA
- a CDS encoding sugar kinase — encoded protein: MVKRVGAFGEVMMRLEVPGHDLLIQSNLLKYSFSGSGVNVVSAMTRYGYSGLLVSRLPVNPLGDAAESYLRGLGLSTEYVLRGGQYIGMYFLENGYGARPGRVTYSNRMESSFNIASEGTYPFATIASGMDAIHFCGITLAMNDSVRLAMKKLAQAVKEQGGTVVFDCNYRPALWGDQGYVTAKPHYEEMLHLSDIVLMNERDALHILGLNTDKVQREEQLNELIPVVAERYGVRTLAGTHRTIYSDNRHCLQGYLFKEGAFAYSEPLTFSVYDRIGAGDAFASGIMYGELEAWMPEETISFAATAGMLAHTVAGDTPMASAGDILQARNSTVRDVTR
- a CDS encoding KDGP aldolase family protein, yielding MSEIAKRFYNNRVALNVLAKDITNAKEVFDAAEGHVLVGVLSKDYATVSEAVEAMEAYGREIDNAVSIGLGAGDNRQAAVVAEIVKHFPGSHINQVFPAVGATRANLGDRDSWINSLVSPTGQPGFVNISTGPVSAAQSELAVVPVHAAIALVRDMGGNALKYFPMQGLKREEELRAVAKACAEADFALEPTGGIDMDNFEAILEIALEAGVPQVIPHVYSSIIDQEGLTLVRDVQSLYASMKMLAKKYG